ATGAATTTTTCCATGTGAAACTGATAAATCATGATTCCTATCTATGTCTTTTAATATTTCTCTTCATGATTTCGTTATTATACAGTTTCTTAAAATAAATAACGGTCAGTATACCACCAACTACTTCTGCTACAGGGAAAGATAGCCAGACACCGTTTATTCCAATTATTCCTGCCAGAAGGTATGACAGCGGAAGTATGACAACCAGCTGACGTATAAGGGATATAATAAGGCTAAACATACCCTTGCCTAAAGCCTGGAAAGTTCCGCTTGAAACGACGGAAAAAGGAGCAAGAAGGAATGCAAAACTTATTATTCTAAGGGCAGGAATTCCGATTGCAAGCATATTATCTGAAGCATCAAATATTTTAAGCATTTCAGCAGGTAATGTCTGACAAAGTATAAATCCAATGAACATAATGCTGAAGGCATACACGTTTGCCAGTTTTACAGTTTGAAGAAGCCTTTTTATCTTTCCTGCACCATAATTGTATGAAACAATGGATACAACGGAGTTATTTAATCCAAAGACAGGCAGGATAACAAAACTCTGCAGTTTAAAGTAAACTCCCAGAACAGCTGTTGCTGTTGTAGAGAATGAAGCCAGGAGGTTGTTCAGCTGGAATATCAGGAATGAAGCTGCCGACTGCATAATTATGGACGGGAATCCAATTTCGTATATATTTATAATAGTTTTAAGATTTACTGCAAATTTTTTTATTGCAAAACGTACTTCATGATTTTTCTTAATATTGAAGTATAATGCCATAAGCATTGAAACTGTCTGTCCTAAAATAGTTGCAACGGCTGCTCCGACTATTCCCATTTTTGGAAATCCTAGAAGTCCAAAAATAAAAATTGGATCAAATATAATGTTTATAATTGCTCCTGTACTTTGGGTAATCATGGTATAAAAGGTTTTTCCTGATGCTATAAGCATTCTTTCAAATGTAATTTCCATAATAATTGAAAAAGCGAAGATGGAGCATAGGCTTAAATACTGTATTCCGTATTCTTCAATAATTCCCGAAGCCTTCTGGAATTGAAAATAGAATTTTATAAAAAATATTCCAAAAATAACAAACAGAATAGAGTTTAAAATTCCGAGAAATATACCATTGTGTACAATTCTTGTTACTCCCTTTTCATCCTTTGCTCCTAAATACCTTGCAATTAGTGCAGTAATCCCCACTCCTACACCTGTACCTGCTGAAATCATAAGATTCTGTGCAGGAAAAGACATTGAAACGGCAGTAAGCGCCTCTTCATTTATTCTTGATACAAAAAGACTGTCCACTATATTGTAAAAAGCCTGTACGAACATTGATGTAATAAGGGGCAGTGACATATTGATTATAAGTTTGTTAATGGGCATGGTTCCCATTTTGTTTTCTTTTATAACTGTTTCTTTTTCTTTATTCATTATCAATTCTCCTTTCCTTTTCTATTCAAAATAAAAATAATACGGCACATGGCTGTATTATCTCTTCAGTATAAATATTATAACAGAATTTATCCTATTTTTAAAGAAAAGAATTTTTAAAGGAAAATTATTATTGCATTTACAGTTATAATGAAAGTATAATGTAGTTAATTGTAAATAAAACTTGCAGGGAGATGATTTTATGAAAAAAATGAATGAAAATGAACTTAATATGAAAAAATTTTATGACACAATAGCTGATAAATATGACTATATATTTCCTTTATCTCCTATGCAGAAAAAATTTCTGGATGAGGAAGTGAAAGGTAAAAAGATACTTGATGTGGGAGCTGCCACAGGAAAACTTACTGAATACCTTTCAGGGAAAGGCTTTCAGGTACATTCAATTGATATTAATGAAAGGCTTATAAATAAAGCTGTCCAGAAAGGCATTTCTGTTGTAAATATGAATATGCTGGACATTGATAAGCTGGAAAAGTTTGATACGATAATAAACATTGGGAATACACTTCCCCACTTAAATAATAACGAAGAAATATATGAGTTTCTGGAGAAGTCCTATCATCAGCTTAATAATGGAGGTAAGATAATAATTCAGATTATAAATTTTTCTAAATTTGTAAAAAAGAAGGATGAAAATAATTTTCTGGGGACACTTCCTCTAATAGAAAATGAAAATGTAAAATTTGAGAGATTTTATTACCTGAATGAAGAAGGAAATATTATTTTTAAAACAATTTTAGACAATGAAATAAAAAATGAGGAAGTCCTTTTAAATATTAATTATAATGAGTTAAAAGGTTATTTTGAAAAAATCGGATTTAAAAATATAAAGACATATGGCGGGTTTGACAAATCGGTATTTGATATTGATAAATCAACTCCGCTTGTAATGACAGGGGAGAAATAAGGATATAGAATTAAAAGTATTGACATACGTATCTATAACACGTATAATATAAAAGAGGGGGAAATTATGTCTAAAGCAAAATCTTATAGGGAAGTTGTTAAAATAATGAAAAGAAATGGTTGGGAGCTAGATCACACAACAGGCTCTCATCAAATTTATGTAAAAAATGGTAAAATTTGTCCTGTAAAATGTACTAAAAAAGATATACCTTCAGGGACATTAACTAATATAGAACGAATTACAGGACTTAAATTTTAATAGAGGAGATTGACTATGAAAAATAGAATTTTTTATCCATGTGTAATAAAAAAGGAAAAAGATATTTATTATGCAAATTTTGTAGATTTTGAATCATGTTTTACTGACGGAGAAACATTGGAGGAAGTTGTTAATAATGCTAAAGATGTATTATCTGGAGTTTTACTTGTTATGGCAAAAAAGAATGTTCCTTTTCCAGAAATAGCAGAAAACACTCTAAAGCTGAGCAGTGAAGAATTTTTAATGTATATAGATGTATGGCTTCCACCTATTTTAGAAAAAGCTGAAAATCAGTCTGTGAAAAAAACATTGACTATTCCAAAATGGCTAAATGATGAAGCTGAAAAACATTCCTTGAATTTTTCAAGTATTCTTCAGACTGCATTGAAGGAAACGTTAGGAATATAATAATTGAAACTATTAGGAGAAAGAAATGACACTACAGCAGTTAAGATATGTGGTTACAGTCGCAGAAAAAGGAACTCTGAGTGATGCGGCAAAGGAACTGTTTATTTCACAGCCAGCATTGACTAAGGCAATAAGGGAACTGGAAGATGAAATGAATATATCAATTTTCAACAGGACAAATAAAGGAGTGATAGTTTCCCATGAAGGTGACAGGTTTCTCGGGTATGCAAGACAGGTTCTGGAGCAGACAGATTTGCTGGAGGAACAGTACAAAAAAGGAAACAATATAACAAGAAGATTTTCTGTATCTACCCAGCATTATTCCTTTGCCGTAAATGCCTTTGTAGATGTAATCAAGAAGTTTGGGGAAAACAAATACGATTTTACATTGCGTGAAACTCAGACAAATGAAATTATAGAAGATGTAAGCAAAAGGAAAAGTGAAATAGGCATCCTGTATACTTCGGGAGCAAATAAAATTGTAATTGAGAAGATGATAAAGAGAAACGGTCTGAAATTTACAGAATTATTTACAGCAAAACCTCATGTATTCATCAGTTCCAATCATCCTCTTGCAAAGAAAAAGATTATAAATCTGGAGGATTTGAAAGACTATCCTTATCTGTCTTTTGAGCAGGGAGATTATAATTCCTTCTATTTTTCAGAAGAAATATTAAGTACAATTGACAGAGATAAAAACATAAAGGTGCGGGACAGGGCAACATTGTTTAATCTTGCAATCGGACTTGACGGATATACGGTAAGTACCGGAATAATCAATAAGGAGCTAAATGGGGAAAATATTATTGCCAGACCTCTTAAAGTAAATGAGTATATAAAAGTAGGGATTATAACACAGAAAAATATTGAACTGAGTATCTATGCAAAGGTTTATGTGGAAGCTTTGAAGGAGCATTTGAAATATACGGAAATACTGTAATTTAATATTTTTAGCATTTTAATTAATCTTTTGAATTTGATTTTATTATAAAATAATTTTAAGATAGAAATATGGGAGCTGATAACAGTGAAAAAAATTGTTATATTTTTAATGTTGATATTTGGTATGAATGTAATGGCTCTTTTTGTACCTTGTGCAAAAGGAGATACAAAGTGTGTAATTCGAGGTTTTAAAGTAAATGGAGAGATAATTAATGAAGATGGAAGCCAAGATATAGAATACATTGTACATTTTATTAATAATTTTGCAGAAAGTGGATCAATTGAAATTATTGGACATGCAGATTCTAGTGGAACAAAAAGGCATAATTTGAAATTATCAATAATAAGGGCAGAAAATGCTGCAAAAATGTTAAGAGAGTTTGGATTGAATGAAAAATTTATAATTAATAAAATTACAGGAGAAGGAGAAAATTTTCCGATAGATACTAATGCGACAGTTAATGGAAGATATAATAATAGGAGAGTTGAAATTTTTATTGAAAACATTAAATTTAAGGAACAGGTAAAATAGTTAACAGGAGTACATTAATCTATATTCAAAATTTTTATGCTTATGGATATAAATAAAAGTTATATCAAACTGAAAAATAAATGTATTTTACAGAAATCACATATTTGTATATAATTGCTTCATAAAATAAATAGAAAATAAGGGAGATAAATTATGAAAACAGCAATTATAGGATATCCAAGGATCGGGGAAAATAGGGAATTAAAATTTGCGATAGAGAAGTATTGGAAAAATGAAATTACAGAAAATGAACTTCTAAAAATAGCTGAGGAGATTAGAAGAAATCAATGGTTAAAACAGAAGGAAGAAAAAATTTCATTTATTCCGGGAAATACATTTTCATTTTATGACGGAATACTGGATACAATAATCCTGTTAAATGCAATTCCAAAGCATTATAGAGATTTAGGATTAAATGAACTGAATACATATTTTGCAATTGCGAGAGGTTATCAGGGGGAAAAAGGGGATGTAAAAGCTCTTTCAATGAGAAAATGGTATAATACAAACTATCATTATATGGTGCCTGAATTAGATGATTATGCAAAAATTAAATTAAATGCAGATAAGATATTTAGTGAGCTCGAGGAAGCTGAAAAATTAGGAGTAAACACTCATCCGTCAGTGATTGGACCATTTACATTTTATAAATTGGCTAAAACAACGGGAAATAAAGATAAAAGAGAATATTTAGGTAATATCATAAATGCCTATGTAGAATTATTGGAAAAATGTAATGAAAAAAATATAGAATGGGTTCAAATTGAAGAGCCGCAGTTGGTAACAGATCAGACAGAGGAAGATATAAAGCTATTTGAAGAAGTTTATACAGAAATTTTAAAAAATAAGAAAGATGTAAAAGTTCTGCTTCAGACATATTTCGGAGATGTGAGGGATTGCTATGGAACAATAATAGAACTCGATTTCGATGGAATAGGGCTTGATTTTACTGAAGGAAGAAAAACAGAAAAATTAATAGCTGAAAACGGATTTCCAAAAGATAAAGTTTTATTTGCAGGAGTTGTAAATGGGAAAAATATTTGGAAATGTGATTACAGAAAAGTTTTAAATATTCTGAATAACTTAAAGGGAAAAGCTGAAAACATAGTAGTGACAACTTCCTGTTCATTGCTTCATGTACCTTATACTTTAAGAAATGAAGAAAAATTATCAGAAAATATACTGAAACATTTTTCTTTTGCTGAAGAAAAATTAGGAGAATTGAGGGAATTAGGTGAATTAAGTCAAATTTTGTCAGAAAATTCTCTGGAAAAGACACAGGAAAATGAATTTTATATAAAAAATCAGGAAATCATAACTTCTAAAAGGGGCATGGAAGACAAGGAAGTCAGAGATAAAGTTGAAAAATTGACAGATAATGATTTTGTAAGAAAAGGTACAAGAAAGGAAAGACAGAGAATACAAAGAGAAAAGCTGAATATTCCTTTGCTTGCAACAACGACAATAGGTTCTTTCCCTCAGACAAAGGAAGTGAAACTGAATAGAAGTAAGTTTAGAAAAAATGAAATTAACAAGGAAGAATATGATAAAAATGTATTTAACTTCATAAAAGAATGTGTTAAGTTACAGGAAAAAATTGGACTGGATGTACTTGTACATGGAGAATATGAAAGAAATGACATGGTTGAATTTTTCGGAGAAAATTTGGCAGGATATGTATTTACAGAAAAAGCCTGGGTTCAGTCTTATGGAACAAGATGTGTAAAACCGCCAATAATTTTTGGAGATGTAAAAAGAACAAAACCAATTTCAGTCTTGTATTCTGAATATGCCCAGAAATTAACTGAAAAGCCAGTTAAAGGGATGCTTACAGGGCCTGTAACGATACTGAACTGGTCATTCCCAAGGGAGGATGTGTCATTAAGCGAGATGGCATTCCAGATTGGACTTGCTATACGTGAAGAGGTACTTGATCTGGAAAAGGCAGGAATAAGAATAATACAGATAGATGAAGCTGCACTCAGGGAAAAGCTTCCTTTAAAAAAGGAAGACTGGCATAAGGAATATCTTGACTGGGGATTAAAGGCATTCAGGCTTTGTCATAGTGGAGTAAAGGAGGATACGCAGATTCATACACATATGTGTTATAGCCAGTTTGAGGATATAATAAAAGATATCGATAATATGGATGCTGATGTTATAACATTTGAAGCTTCAAGATCAAAACTGACAATTCTTGATTTCTTAAAAGAAAATAATTTTGAAACAGAAGTAGGTCCTGGAGTTTATGATATTCATTCCCCTAGAGTACCTTCAGTTGAAGAAATTGTAATAGCTTTAGACAGAATGATTGAAAAAATTGGAAAAGATAAATTGTGGGTAAATCCAGACTGTGGATTAAAGACAAGAGGAATTGTAGAAACTGTAAAAAGTCTGGAAAATCTTGTGAAAGCTACAGAAATTGTGAAAAGTAGATTATAAAAATATTATTAAAAAAGTAAAAAATGTAAAAAAGCAAAAATATAATAAAT
The DNA window shown above is from Leptotrichia sp. oral taxon 215 str. W9775 and carries:
- a CDS encoding LysR family transcriptional regulator, with the protein product MTLQQLRYVVTVAEKGTLSDAAKELFISQPALTKAIRELEDEMNISIFNRTNKGVIVSHEGDRFLGYARQVLEQTDLLEEQYKKGNNITRRFSVSTQHYSFAVNAFVDVIKKFGENKYDFTLRETQTNEIIEDVSKRKSEIGILYTSGANKIVIEKMIKRNGLKFTELFTAKPHVFISSNHPLAKKKIINLEDLKDYPYLSFEQGDYNSFYFSEEILSTIDRDKNIKVRDRATLFNLAIGLDGYTVSTGIINKELNGENIIARPLKVNEYIKVGIITQKNIELSIYAKVYVEALKEHLKYTEIL
- the metE gene encoding 5-methyltetrahydropteroyltriglutamate--homocysteine S-methyltransferase; protein product: MKTAIIGYPRIGENRELKFAIEKYWKNEITENELLKIAEEIRRNQWLKQKEEKISFIPGNTFSFYDGILDTIILLNAIPKHYRDLGLNELNTYFAIARGYQGEKGDVKALSMRKWYNTNYHYMVPELDDYAKIKLNADKIFSELEEAEKLGVNTHPSVIGPFTFYKLAKTTGNKDKREYLGNIINAYVELLEKCNEKNIEWVQIEEPQLVTDQTEEDIKLFEEVYTEILKNKKDVKVLLQTYFGDVRDCYGTIIELDFDGIGLDFTEGRKTEKLIAENGFPKDKVLFAGVVNGKNIWKCDYRKVLNILNNLKGKAENIVVTTSCSLLHVPYTLRNEEKLSENILKHFSFAEEKLGELRELGELSQILSENSLEKTQENEFYIKNQEIITSKRGMEDKEVRDKVEKLTDNDFVRKGTRKERQRIQREKLNIPLLATTTIGSFPQTKEVKLNRSKFRKNEINKEEYDKNVFNFIKECVKLQEKIGLDVLVHGEYERNDMVEFFGENLAGYVFTEKAWVQSYGTRCVKPPIIFGDVKRTKPISVLYSEYAQKLTEKPVKGMLTGPVTILNWSFPREDVSLSEMAFQIGLAIREEVLDLEKAGIRIIQIDEAALREKLPLKKEDWHKEYLDWGLKAFRLCHSGVKEDTQIHTHMCYSQFEDIIKDIDNMDADVITFEASRSKLTILDFLKENNFETEVGPGVYDIHSPRVPSVEEIVIALDRMIEKIGKDKLWVNPDCGLKTRGIVETVKSLENLVKATEIVKSRL
- a CDS encoding type II toxin-antitoxin system HicA family toxin — its product is MSKAKSYREVVKIMKRNGWELDHTTGSHQIYVKNGKICPVKCTKKDIPSGTLTNIERITGLKF
- a CDS encoding OmpA family protein: MKKIVIFLMLIFGMNVMALFVPCAKGDTKCVIRGFKVNGEIINEDGSQDIEYIVHFINNFAESGSIEIIGHADSSGTKRHNLKLSIIRAENAAKMLREFGLNEKFIINKITGEGENFPIDTNATVNGRYNNRRVEIFIENIKFKEQVK
- a CDS encoding bifunctional 2-polyprenyl-6-hydroxyphenol methylase/3-demethylubiquinol 3-O-methyltransferase UbiG — protein: MKKMNENELNMKKFYDTIADKYDYIFPLSPMQKKFLDEEVKGKKILDVGAATGKLTEYLSGKGFQVHSIDINERLINKAVQKGISVVNMNMLDIDKLEKFDTIINIGNTLPHLNNNEEIYEFLEKSYHQLNNGGKIIIQIINFSKFVKKKDENNFLGTLPLIENENVKFERFYYLNEEGNIIFKTILDNEIKNEEVLLNINYNELKGYFEKIGFKNIKTYGGFDKSVFDIDKSTPLVMTGEK
- a CDS encoding type II toxin-antitoxin system HicB family antitoxin — encoded protein: MKNRIFYPCVIKKEKDIYYANFVDFESCFTDGETLEEVVNNAKDVLSGVLLVMAKKNVPFPEIAENTLKLSSEEFLMYIDVWLPPILEKAENQSVKKTLTIPKWLNDEAEKHSLNFSSILQTALKETLGI
- a CDS encoding MATE family efflux transporter; translated protein: MNKEKETVIKENKMGTMPINKLIINMSLPLITSMFVQAFYNIVDSLFVSRINEEALTAVSMSFPAQNLMISAGTGVGVGITALIARYLGAKDEKGVTRIVHNGIFLGILNSILFVIFGIFFIKFYFQFQKASGIIEEYGIQYLSLCSIFAFSIIMEITFERMLIASGKTFYTMITQSTGAIINIIFDPIFIFGLLGFPKMGIVGAAVATILGQTVSMLMALYFNIKKNHEVRFAIKKFAVNLKTIINIYEIGFPSIIMQSAASFLIFQLNNLLASFSTTATAVLGVYFKLQSFVILPVFGLNNSVVSIVSYNYGAGKIKRLLQTVKLANVYAFSIMFIGFILCQTLPAEMLKIFDASDNMLAIGIPALRIISFAFLLAPFSVVSSGTFQALGKGMFSLIISLIRQLVVILPLSYLLAGIIGINGVWLSFPVAEVVGGILTVIYFKKLYNNEIMKRNIKRHR